In Chryseobacterium lactis, a single genomic region encodes these proteins:
- a CDS encoding lipocalin family protein, translating to MKKLLLLFAGISLLVATGCNNDNDTVREAPLIGLWQPIKEVVTTVEVGEQPISDQITYTDCQKQSRWWFSTEVTGKKIDVTEPTTAGGLCNILPDKNFTYTYDKGGKTVVMKFQGIVEPVTAKVVTLDDVTLNLAVREETQDPTMFKTRTYTLKRVNPQK from the coding sequence ATGAAGAAATTACTACTACTATTTGCAGGCATCTCATTATTGGTGGCTACCGGATGTAATAATGATAACGATACTGTTAGAGAAGCCCCGCTTATTGGGCTCTGGCAACCGATAAAAGAGGTGGTGACTACTGTAGAAGTAGGAGAGCAGCCGATTTCTGACCAGATTACCTATACAGATTGCCAGAAACAGTCGAGATGGTGGTTCAGTACTGAAGTAACCGGAAAAAAAATAGATGTAACGGAACCTACTACAGCAGGAGGATTGTGTAATATTCTACCAGATAAAAACTTCACATATACCTATGATAAAGGTGGGAAAACTGTTGTGATGAAATTCCAGGGGATTGTAGAGCCTGTGACTGCAAAAGTGGTGACTTTAGATGATGTAACACTCAATCTGGCGGTAAGAGAAGAAACTCAGGATCCGACAATGTTTAAAACAAGAACCTATACTTTAAAGAGAGTAAATCCTCAAAAATAA